The proteins below are encoded in one region of Chryseobacterium wanjuense:
- a CDS encoding PaaI family thioesterase yields MNPRQVAEYMFDQDYFSQWMNIKLIEVKENYCLLEMPIKKEMINGLKTVHGGVTFAFADSALAFSSNNTGDAAVALNCIINFTKAGKEGDIFRAESILVNNTRKTAVYDIKITNQNEELIAKFVGTVYKIGKKVVEL; encoded by the coding sequence ATGAATCCAAGACAAGTTGCAGAATATATGTTTGATCAGGATTATTTTTCCCAATGGATGAATATCAAGCTGATTGAAGTAAAAGAAAATTATTGCTTACTGGAAATGCCCATCAAAAAAGAGATGATCAATGGGTTAAAAACCGTTCACGGAGGCGTAACCTTTGCCTTTGCAGATTCTGCATTGGCATTTTCTTCCAACAATACCGGAGACGCTGCTGTAGCCTTAAATTGTATCATCAATTTTACCAAAGCAGGAAAAGAAGGCGATATTTTCAGGGCAGAGAGCATTTTGGTAAACAATACCAGAAAAACTGCTGTTTATGATATTAAAATTACCAATCAAAACGAAGAACTGATTGCGAAATTTGTCGGAACAGTTTACAAAATCGGGAAAAAAGTCGTTGAGCTTTAA